The Pirellulales bacterium genome contains a region encoding:
- a CDS encoding type II toxin-antitoxin system RelE/ParE family toxin translates to MKIVILPQAEHDLEIGADFYESQRERLGKYFTDCLLTDIDSLLIYAGVHERVQGLYRCNSKRFPFAIYYDIRENEIEIYAVLDCRQDPDKISAKLKGLK, encoded by the coding sequence ATGAAGATTGTAATTCTCCCGCAAGCCGAACATGATCTAGAAATAGGCGCGGATTTTTATGAATCACAACGTGAAAGACTGGGTAAATATTTTACCGATTGCCTGCTTACAGATATTGATTCGTTACTCATCTATGCGGGAGTGCATGAACGGGTGCAAGGGTTATATCGTTGTAATTCCAAAAGATTTCCTTTTGCAATTTATTACGATATTCGCGAGAACGAAATCGAAATTTACGCCGTCCTTGATTGTCGGCAAGACCCCGATAAAATTTCCGCTAAGCTCAAAGGCTTAAAATGA